A window of Clostridium botulinum BKT015925 contains these coding sequences:
- the hydA gene encoding dihydropyrimidinase — translation MIKVGGVHVKKFDLVIKDGIIVTSSDVFKGDIGIVNGKIDDIGEGLEEFTENVINAEGKYIFPGGIDAHTHLDMPFGGTFSSDDFESGTKAAAIGGTTTVIDFAVQPQGKTLHDAIQMWREKADNKACIDYGLHLAISQMNDKTREEIPEVIKEGYSSFKVFMTYDNMMVDDMAFMEILNLARDNKGLIGVHAENHYVIKYLTDKLLSEGKIEPKYHAESRPANCEAEAVNRAIKLAEMTKSPLYVVHNSCKEGVSEIKNARERGIPIMGETCPQYLLLSESNYEEAGFEGSKYVMSPPLREKENWDYLWKAIKDGVLQTVATDHCPFFMEQKRMGVNDFTKIPNGAPGIELRMALMYSFGVAENRISIEKFVEVTSTNVAKIFGMYPKKGTIVVGSDADLVMFDPNKKVKITKELLHENVDYTPYEGFEIKGYPVMTLSRGEIIAKDGQYIGKEARGRFIKRGAPKIL, via the coding sequence ATGATAAAAGTAGGAGGGGTCCATGTGAAAAAGTTTGATTTAGTGATAAAGGATGGCATTATAGTAACTTCGTCAGATGTATTTAAAGGTGATATTGGTATAGTAAATGGAAAAATTGATGATATCGGAGAAGGCTTAGAAGAGTTCACAGAAAATGTTATCAATGCAGAAGGTAAGTATATTTTTCCAGGAGGAATTGACGCACACACTCATTTAGATATGCCTTTTGGAGGAACATTTTCTAGCGATGATTTTGAAAGTGGCACAAAGGCAGCAGCAATTGGGGGAACTACAACAGTAATAGATTTTGCAGTTCAACCACAAGGAAAAACTCTTCATGATGCAATACAAATGTGGAGAGAAAAAGCTGATAATAAAGCTTGCATAGATTATGGATTACATTTAGCTATAAGTCAAATGAATGATAAAACTCGTGAAGAAATTCCAGAGGTTATAAAGGAAGGATATTCTAGCTTTAAAGTATTTATGACATATGACAATATGATGGTAGACGATATGGCATTTATGGAAATATTAAATTTGGCAAGAGATAATAAAGGGCTCATAGGGGTTCATGCTGAAAATCATTATGTTATAAAGTATCTTACTGATAAACTTCTTTCAGAGGGAAAGATAGAGCCTAAATATCATGCAGAGTCAAGACCAGCTAATTGTGAAGCAGAAGCAGTAAATCGTGCAATAAAATTAGCTGAAATGACCAAAAGTCCTCTTTATGTTGTCCATAACAGCTGTAAAGAAGGCGTATCTGAGATTAAGAATGCTAGAGAAAGAGGAATACCAATAATGGGTGAAACATGTCCGCAGTATTTACTTCTTTCTGAATCAAACTATGAAGAAGCTGGATTTGAAGGTTCAAAATATGTAATGTCACCTCCGCTTAGGGAAAAAGAAAATTGGGATTACTTGTGGAAAGCAATAAAGGATGGAGTACTTCAAACAGTAGCAACAGATCATTGTCCGTTCTTTATGGAACAAAAACGCATGGGTGTAAACGATTTTACTAAAATTCCTAATGGAGCACCAGGTATAGAACTTAGAATGGCGCTTATGTATAGTTTTGGAGTAGCAGAAAATCGTATATCTATTGAGAAATTTGTTGAGGTTACTTCTACTAATGTTGCAAAGATATTTGGTATGTATCCAAAGAAAGGAACAATAGTAGTTGGCAGTGATGCTGATTTAGTGATGTTTGATCCTAATAAAAAAGTTAAGATAACAAAAGAGTTACTTCATGAAAATGTTGATTATACTCCTTATGAAGGATTCGAAATTAAAGGATATCCAGTTATGACATTGTCTAGAGGTGAAATTATAGCAAAAGATGGACAATATATAGGAAAAGAAGCTAGAGGAAGATTTATTAAAAGAGGTGCTCCTAAAATATTATAA
- a CDS encoding DUF1097 domain-containing protein: MSYIMALSIPTAVLCGVWSLITPSLGLIGWAGFAGCTTYFASGSHGIEGAKTTLFTNLSGVFWAMMIIILSNKFHFLGSAAVFTGIITFIMCIQSKIKYFSFIPGTFLGCFSTFAGNGNWKMVALSLLLGAFLGIACEWSGNITYSKFGADKEDS; encoded by the coding sequence ATGAGTTATATAATGGCTCTTAGTATACCAACCGCTGTTTTGTGTGGAGTATGGTCACTTATAACACCTTCATTAGGGTTAATTGGATGGGCAGGTTTTGCTGGATGTACAACCTATTTTGCATCAGGAAGTCATGGCATTGAAGGAGCTAAAACAACATTATTTACTAATTTATCAGGGGTTTTCTGGGCAATGATGATAATAATACTTAGTAATAAGTTTCATTTTTTAGGCTCAGCTGCAGTATTCACTGGTATTATAACTTTTATTATGTGTATACAAAGTAAGATTAAATATTTTAGTTTTATACCAGGAACATTTTTAGGATGTTTTTCAACCTTTGCGGGAAATGGAAATTGGAAAATGGTAGCGTTATCTTTATTACTTGGAGCATTTTTAGGAATTGCATGTGAATGGAGTGGAAATATAACATATAGTAAATTTGGAGCAGATAAAGAAGATAGTTAA
- a CDS encoding radical SAM protein translates to MERYNIIKNKNQREIVLLKSRPCFWGKCSFCDYIDDNSLNESDMNALNSDILKNVTGIYKTLEVINSASCFDLPSETLNKIKETTISKDIKKLFFESHWIYRHKLKDMRKFFDNTSIIFKIGIETFDNNFRNKILNKNAVFDDYKDVQKYFDSVCIMVGIKGQTKDMIKKDIDILLNHFSYGTVNIFTENSTDVKRDTELISWFKEEYKFLDTVEKIEVLYENTDFGVGD, encoded by the coding sequence ATGGAAAGATATAATATTATAAAAAATAAAAATCAAAGAGAAATTGTTCTTTTAAAATCTCGTCCTTGCTTTTGGGGAAAATGTAGTTTCTGCGACTATATAGATGATAATTCTTTAAATGAATCGGACATGAATGCACTTAATTCTGATATATTAAAGAACGTTACAGGTATATATAAAACTTTGGAAGTAATTAATTCTGCTAGTTGTTTTGATTTACCTAGCGAAACATTAAATAAAATAAAGGAAACAACTATATCTAAAGATATAAAAAAACTTTTTTTTGAAAGCCATTGGATCTATAGACATAAATTAAAAGATATGAGAAAGTTTTTTGATAACACATCTATTATATTTAAAATAGGAATCGAAACTTTTGATAATAATTTTAGAAATAAAATTTTAAACAAAAATGCCGTTTTCGATGATTATAAAGATGTTCAAAAATATTTTGACTCTGTATGCATAATGGTAGGTATAAAAGGTCAAACAAAAGATATGATAAAAAAAGATATAGATATACTTTTAAATCACTTTTCTTACGGTACAGTTAATATCTTTACTGAAAACTCAACTGATGTCAAAAGGGATACTGAATTAATTAGTTGGTTTAAAGAAGAATATAAATTTTTAGATACTGTAGAAAAAATTGAAGTTTTATATGAAAATACAGACTTTGGAGTAGGAGATTAA
- a CDS encoding sigma-54 interaction domain-containing protein, protein MNNFDLLVSNIILTDKKGTIMDCNDFAKSLLKKNNIISMNIHDFDSILKNYKIKLSSFNDKNLYIITENNSKNFFDTIIRNSFDEIFVTDKNGIAIFCNNAFEKHYGIPKNEIIGKHVSYVCDNGYVDKILIDVVMETKKPITYEQKTKVGRTILNTSTPILDENGEIIYIMENCRDITNDNVLRDNIPKIKISQTKQQNNKTLNTKSIEFKSPQMRSIYTTLERFASKNINILILGKSGTGKSSLAKIIHEKSPRNHGPFVTINCSTIPESLIESELFGYTKGSFTGASSKGKLGLVQIANGGTLFLDEIGELPLKMQSKLLELVQEKTYLPLGGIKPKYVDTRIIAATNQNISKLISENKFREDLYYRLAVATISIPPLNQRTDDVYTLINYYLHYFNNKHQCNIKISKEAMNILLDYSWPGNIRELEHMIEFLIINSINSNITLEDLPPTILENCKITRITQEKTCNKFSYKKKLEISQQKIIQEAYSIYNSSYKLAKALQVSQTTANRLINKYCK, encoded by the coding sequence ATGAATAACTTTGATCTATTAGTCTCAAATATTATTTTGACGGATAAGAAAGGCACTATAATGGATTGTAATGATTTTGCTAAAAGTTTGCTGAAAAAAAATAATATTATTAGTATGAATATTCATGATTTTGATAGTATATTAAAAAATTATAAAATTAAACTGAGCAGTTTTAATGATAAAAATCTATATATTATAACTGAAAACAATTCCAAAAATTTTTTCGATACTATCATAAGAAATTCTTTTGATGAAATTTTTGTAACAGACAAAAACGGAATAGCTATTTTTTGCAATAATGCATTTGAAAAACATTACGGTATCCCTAAAAATGAGATTATCGGAAAACATGTTAGCTATGTTTGCGACAATGGATATGTAGATAAAATTTTAATTGATGTAGTTATGGAAACAAAAAAACCCATTACATATGAACAAAAAACTAAAGTTGGACGAACCATTTTAAATACTTCAACCCCTATTTTAGATGAAAATGGTGAAATTATATATATAATGGAAAACTGTAGAGATATAACAAATGATAACGTTCTCAGAGATAATATTCCTAAAATAAAAATCTCGCAAACAAAACAACAAAATAATAAAACCTTAAATACAAAATCTATTGAATTTAAGAGCCCTCAAATGCGTTCAATATATACTACACTTGAAAGATTCGCTTCCAAAAATATAAATATATTAATCCTTGGAAAATCTGGCACTGGTAAATCTAGCTTAGCAAAAATAATACATGAAAAAAGTCCTCGAAACCATGGACCTTTCGTTACTATAAACTGTTCTACTATTCCAGAAAGTCTTATTGAATCAGAACTTTTTGGATATACAAAAGGTTCTTTTACTGGGGCATCTTCTAAAGGGAAATTAGGATTAGTTCAAATCGCCAATGGTGGTACCTTATTTCTTGATGAAATAGGAGAACTCCCTCTTAAAATGCAATCCAAATTACTAGAACTCGTTCAAGAAAAAACTTATCTACCTCTAGGTGGAATTAAACCTAAATATGTTGATACACGAATAATAGCAGCTACAAATCAAAATATATCAAAATTAATATCTGAAAATAAATTTAGAGAAGATCTTTATTACAGACTAGCTGTTGCCACTATAAGTATTCCTCCATTAAATCAACGAACTGATGATGTATATACATTAATTAATTATTATCTTCATTATTTTAACAATAAACATCAGTGTAATATAAAAATATCCAAAGAAGCTATGAACATATTATTAGATTATTCATGGCCAGGAAATATTAGAGAATTAGAACATATGATTGAATTTTTAATTATAAACTCAATAAACTCTAATATAACTTTAGAAGACCTACCACCAACTATATTAGAAAACTGTAAGATTACTCGTATTACGCAAGAAAAAACATGTAACAAATTTTCTTATAAAAAGAAACTTGAAATTTCACAACAAAAAATTATACAGGAAGCTTACTCAATTTATAATAGTTCATATAAACTAGCAAAAGCATTACAAGTTTCTCAAACCACTGCAAATAGGCTTATAAATAAATACTGTAAATAA
- a CDS encoding sigma 54-interacting transcriptional regulator, with protein MNKELLKCILKETPDTEVDYILKIINNFVSYNEIINFNDIVTKNQNMKKIIQYAKKASNTDCNILLQGNSGTGKEIFAKAIHNYSTRAQGPFIVVNCKNIPSEFVREQLGGYEEQTFTDDEICKYPGMFQLADKGTIFLNDIQYLSLGAQQELLKILEENEIKISQNNKSSANIRIICSSDNGLIEKVNNKDFRADLYYKLNVINIKLIDLNERIEDIPLLAKYFLEKLNNKNLNGYKVIDDEALEEFKNYKFLDNVRELKNLIEKLYYLCDENNITKKFFFEIIGYKPIEHENDEKDCKNNVELKDIIPMKILEKQNIEDALNYCKGNVEKASKILGLSRATIYRKINKYGINLYRDR; from the coding sequence ATGAATAAAGAATTATTGAAATGTATATTAAAAGAAACTCCAGATACAGAAGTTGATTATATACTAAAGATTATTAATAATTTTGTTAGTTATAATGAAATAATAAATTTTAATGATATAGTAACTAAAAATCAAAATATGAAAAAAATAATTCAATATGCTAAAAAAGCTTCAAATACAGATTGTAATATTTTATTACAAGGTAATAGTGGAACTGGAAAAGAGATTTTTGCTAAAGCAATACATAACTATAGTACAAGGGCACAGGGACCATTTATTGTAGTGAATTGTAAAAACATACCTAGCGAATTTGTAAGAGAACAGCTTGGAGGCTATGAAGAGCAAACGTTTACCGATGATGAAATATGTAAGTATCCTGGAATGTTTCAACTTGCAGATAAAGGAACAATATTTTTAAATGATATACAATACTTATCATTAGGAGCTCAACAAGAGTTGTTGAAAATTTTAGAAGAAAATGAAATTAAAATATCTCAAAATAATAAAAGTAGTGCGAATATAAGAATTATATGTTCAAGTGATAATGGTCTTATTGAAAAAGTAAATAATAAGGATTTTAGAGCAGATTTATATTATAAATTAAATGTTATAAATATTAAGCTTATAGATTTAAATGAAAGAATAGAAGATATTCCACTTTTAGCTAAATATTTTTTAGAAAAATTAAATAACAAGAATTTAAATGGTTATAAAGTTATAGATGATGAAGCATTAGAAGAATTTAAAAATTATAAATTTCTTGATAATGTGAGGGAATTAAAAAATTTAATTGAAAAATTATATTATCTTTGTGATGAAAATAACATAACAAAGAAATTTTTCTTTGAAATTATTGGTTACAAACCCATTGAACATGAAAATGATGAAAAAGATTGTAAAAACAATGTTGAATTAAAGGATATTATTCCTATGAAGATTTTAGAAAAACAAAACATAGAAGATGCTTTGAATTATTGTAAGGGAAATGTAGAAAAAGCTTCGAAAATTTTGGGGTTGAGTAGAGCAACTATATATAGAAAAATAAATAAATATGGAATAAATTTATACAGGGATAGATAA